The Triticum aestivum cultivar Chinese Spring chromosome 7B, IWGSC CS RefSeq v2.1, whole genome shotgun sequence genome window below encodes:
- the LOC123158856 gene encoding uncharacterized protein, which yields MGLLELNRLMSMRQRRRHRKIQSRSMSISSAKRKGLPGQQDVNPQACKRRTYSVPDLPKDIWHDILSLLPLSDAARAGCVSHTFLSSWRSHPNLTLSKETLGLNGNACGQDELARIFTNRVDCIMENHSGGLKTFKLDYCGSSFDTSCLNRWLDSAVTPGIEEVKLSMPLGCNAVYYGFPCSVLFSGSGNSIRHLHLSRRAFHPTAGLGCLTRLHLSQVHITGDELGHLLSNSLAMEELTLNGCGKIIHLKISCLLHRLNSLSVFNCTALQVIENKAPNVCLVRIDGALEERLVGDLLQVKELQMLDYYECDLVHYACSKLPFIMPNLETLGLSSAGEVSQTRVKHELICDEDSNMRQMLGHRHCNLKNVRIMGFCSAKSMVELTCHILENATSLERLTLDAIYDNSSYGDADRSCVGKKGECNPKSRSIIKHAHKGLWAIGKYVVEKVPSTVQLSVKKLCSRCHKIKWWCLAMQALKIQVYFVYLLQLMKHSISVVQKYMGRAFFVSFLNNHLSGYVKISSW from the exons ATGGGGCTGCTGGAGCTTAACCGGTTGATGTCCATGCGGCAGCGTCGGCGCCACCGGAAAATCCAATCCCGTA GTATGTCGATTTCTTCGGCTAAACGAAAGGGCTTGCCTGGTCAACAAGACGTCAATCCCCAAGCTTGCAAACGAAGGACGTATTCAGTGCCGGACCTTCCAAAG GACATCTGGCATGATATACTGTCCCTGCTGCCGCTGTCAGATGCTGCCCGAGCTGGCTGTGTGTCTCACACATTTCTAAGCTCCTGGAGATCCCATCCCAACCTCACCTTAAGCAAGGAAACACTGGGCCTGAATGGAAATGCATGTGGACAAGATGAACTGGCACGGATTTTCACCAACAGAGTTGACTGCATTATGGAAAATCACTCAGGTGGCTTGAAGACATTCAAGCTTGATTATTGTGGTTCTTCTTTCGACACCAGCTGTCTCAACAGGTGGCTTGACAGTGCTGTTACTCcagggattgaagaagtcaaactTTCAATGCCTCTAGGATGCAACGCAGTTTATTACGGCTTCCCATGCTCAGTTTTATTCAGTGGGAGTGGAAACTCAATTCGACATCTTCACCTTAGCCGTCGTGCCTTCCATCCCACGGCAGGACTTGGTTGCTTGACAAGGCTCCATCTGTCTCAGGTGCACATCACGGGAGATGAGTTAGGGCACCTTCTGTCCAATTCTCTTGCTATGGAGGAGCTGACTCTCAATGGTTGTGGTAAGATCATTCACCTCAAGATATCTTGCCTGCTACATCGGCTCAACAGCCTGTCAGTGTTTAATTGCACAGCTCTGCAAGTGATAGAGAATAAAGCACCAAATGTTTGCCTTGTCCGCATCGATGGCGCCCTAGAGGAACGTCTGGTTGGAGATTTGTTGCAGGTGAAGGAACTGCAAATGTTGGATTACTACGAATGTGACCTTGTTCATTATGCTTGTTCCAAGCTTCCATTCATCATGCCAAATCTTGAAACCCTCGGCCTATCTTCGGCTGGAGAG GTATCACAGACTCGAGTAAAGCATGAATTGATTTGTGATGAAGACTCGAACATGAGACAGATGCTGGGACATCGCCATTGCAACCTCAAGAACGTCAGGATAATGGGCTTCTGCTCTGCAAAGAGCATGGTCGAACTAACTTGCCATATTCTTGAGAATGCAACTTCACTCGAGCGCCTTACGTTGGACGCCATATACGATAATAGTAGTTATGGGGACGCTGATAGGTCTTGTGTCGGAAAAAAGGGTGAATGCAACCCAAAAAGCAGGAGTATCATCAAGCACGCCCACAAAGGGCTGTGGGCAATTGGTAAATATGTCGTGGAGAAAGTTCCCTCCACGGTTCAGTTAAGTGTGAAGAAGCTCTGCAGCCGTTGCCATAAAATTAAATGGTGGTGCCTGGCCATGCAGGCTTTAAAAATACAAGTGTATTTCGTGTACCTTCTTCAGTTGATGAAACATTCTATCAGTGTTGTACAAAAATACATGGGCCGtgctttctttgtttctttcttaaACAATCATTTGTCTGGTTATGTCAAGATCAGCTCCTGGTGA